The Ananas comosus cultivar F153 linkage group 7, ASM154086v1, whole genome shotgun sequence genome has a window encoding:
- the LOC109712763 gene encoding uncharacterized protein LOC109712763: CSLXVDGPVLSVVAKRIRALRKKYNRILQMEEGLAQGKTLNKEQEEVLRSKPLVAALIDELEKLRQPLSAALAEELSRAPPPPAVEASTEEDDDEGDEGEGKPSDRAVQDLVTMLYFGCLFDVKPQSEFAATMLTRTHERGCCLTYDYVTDDATDLLGEKDLDAISALGAHVTSRPARSGVSHRDALKECVEHARLWLRKSDRPIHPDAPVTYAGLREKLDKILSSDYFTTTPEMKAPVDVAAAVENFGSASHVQIPESATVPTPAVDAEDGPTHGFDKDEREDFQNTDVHLDHHSTLVDEAPKMGEVADSVSPSSDDVSLPQKEHQTLEPDVEEQNQEDADPKDQQYVPRRSYQGQRRGSGSGGGRRGYLNGRGGRGGRGGGGGNGYQNGRSQYYEPGYYSRNYYNPRGRGGRSGGSSMYNNNYGGGPHGGHAPPASVHSGANS; encoded by the exons TGTTCACTGCNGGTGGATGGGCCGGTGCTGAGCGTGGTGGCGAAGCGCATCCGCGCCCTGCGCAAGAAGTACAACCGCATCCTCCAGATGGAGGAGGGCCTCGCCCAGGGCAAAACCCTAAACAAGGAGCAGGAGGAGGTGCTCCGCTCCAAGcccctcgtcgccgccctcaTCGACGAGCTCGAAAAGCTCCGACAACCCCTCTCCGCCGCGCTCGCCGAGGAGCTCTCCCGCGCGCCCCCTCCACCCGCGGTCGAGGCCTcgacggaggaggacgacgacgagggcgacgagggcgaggggaaGCCCTCGGATCGGGCCGTGCAGGACCTGGTGACGATGCTCTACTTCGGGTGCCTGTTCGACGTGAAGCCGCAGAGCGAGTTCGCGGCGACGATGCTCACCAGGACGCACGAGCGCGGGTGCTGCCTCACGTACGACTACGTCACCGACGACGCCACCGATCTGCTCGGGGAGAAGGATCTGGACGCGATCTCGGCGCTCGGCGCGCACGTGACCTCGCGCCCGGCCCGATCCGGCGTCTCCCACAGGGACGCGCTCAAGGAGTGCGTCGAGCACGCCAGGCTCTGGCTCCGCAAATCCGATCGGCCCATCCATCCCGATGCCCCCGTGACCT ATGCTGGATTGAGGGAGAAGCTGGATAAGATCTTGTCATCAGATTATTTCACCACGACGCCGGAGATGAAGGCCCCAGTTGATGTTGCCGCCGCGGTGGAGAACTTCGGCAGTGCATCCCATGTGCAGATTCCGGAGAGCGCCACAGTACCGACACCAGCTGTTGATGCCGAAGATGGCCCGACCCATGGTTTCGATAAG GATGAGAGAGAAGATTTTCAAAACACGGATGTTCATTTGGATCATCATTCTACTTTAGTAGATGAAGCCCCGAAGATG GGTGAGGTAGCGGATTCGGTAAGTCCGTCTAGTGATGATGTTTCCTTGCCCCAGAAAGagcaccaaacacttgaacCCGATGTAGAAGAACAGAACCAGGAAGATGCAGATCCAAAAGATCAACAGTATGTCCCTCGGAGGTCTTACCAGGGTCAGCGCCGCGGCAGTGGAAGCGGCGGGGGGCGCAGGGGCTATCTGAATGGACGTGGTGGTCGTGGAGGTCGAGGCGGAGGTGGTGGTAATGGTTACCAGAATGGCCGGAGCCAATACTATGAACCCGGATACTATTCGAGAAACTATTATAACCCTAGGGGGAGGGGAGGACGATCTGGCGGTTCTTCCATGTACAACAACAATTATGGAGGAGGGCCTCACGGTGGTCATGCACCGCCTGCAAGTGTTCACTCGGGTGCTAATTCTTAG